CTGGGCCGCTTCCTGCGCAGTCGGCGAACATACTCCGGGCCGAACTTCTTCCCCCAACGCCGGATCGTTTCGTAGGAGACGACGATGCCGCGCTCCAGCAGCATTTCCTCGACCAGGCGCAGGCTCAAGGGAACCGGTAATATAGCCACACCGCATGGGCGATCATCTCGGCAAGAAAGCGGTGGCGTTTGTAGCTGATGAGCGCGTCGTTCATGAGCCGGCGTCTACCCCAGCGCCTCCTCACAAGAAGTTACCGTGACAAAGCCCTGCCAACTACGAACGGTGCCGGTCTCAGTGACCCCTGGGGCGGCAAGCTCAACCGCGACAAGGACGGAAGACCGTGTGAAAGTTCGTGCTGAAACCTCGAGGACCGGCCAAACCCATTTTGATCTCGACTGTCTACAGCAACCCTTCAGAAAGCCCATGTTCCTTGGGGACTGCGGTCGGGTTGAAATGCACAACCGCGTCCTTTCCGTCGCCGATAAAGCTGAATGGGAACTCAGGTGCGGTTGGGTCCGGACGCCTCGGTTTCTTGCTCTTTTCAGGTTTGGAAGATTGGCGGAAAAATTCCCGTGAGAGATGCCCAAGCGAAGGGATAGTTGGGCGCTCCCCATTGAACCAGCGCTCGATTGAAACGATCTGCAATCTGGGCAGGTGACCGTGGGCAGTATCGACAAAGCCGAAGGACGCGGCTTCCGAACGCATGTCGCGCGTGGGTTCTCGGAGGCAGATGAATAAGCCCATTTCCGCGCGTTCACGATCGATCACAGCTTTGAACTCACGCACATCTTTGGTGCCGATATGCTGACCGCCTTTAACGGATGTCAGCACACGCCCCCAGCCGCGCGGCCCGTTCATGAAATACATTTGACCGTCGATACCACGGTCCGGGCCTTTTCGAATTTCCTTTAGCGCTTGGACGCCAACCAGGTAGTTGGCCCACCATTGAAATTGGTATTTGTCCCGCTCGGCGAGACGGGCAGCACTGGCGAAGTCGCGGGGGATGCCGCCAAGATCATAGTCAATCTTACCAGGCATATCGGCCAAGCGGTCTTCGATCACACGGATGGCATGATACGCCACATCAATACCGATCCATTGACGACCGGCCAACTGGGCAGCAGCAATGGTCGTTCCGCAGCCGCAGAATGGATCCAGCACCACCTCGCCCACATTGGCGGAAGACCGGAGTATTCTATCTAACAGCGACACAGGTTTCTGAGTGGGGTAGTGCAATCGTTCCGCCGCTCGATTATGCAGCGGTTTGATGTCCGTCCAAATGTCCTGAAGCGCGACACCAGGCAGATCCTCGGGATACTGCCGGAGTCGCGGCATACCCCCCGCCTTCTTCGGCCAATGAACCTTCCCAGCAAGATCAAGGGCGTCAAGTTGGTCAGGCGACGTCGACCAATGCCTTCCCTTGGCCGTAATGTCGATGCCGCGCCAAGGTTTACCAGTTTCGCCATTCCTCTTTCCCGCACCGGTAAGATCAGTGCGCTTCCAACGCCGGCCGTCAGCGTCCTCCTGATCAAAAAAAGTGTCCAAATATTCTGCGTCGTAAGGCTGATACTGAGCATTCCAGCAATGCCGTTCACCACGCGAATAGAACAGCAAAACGTCATGGATTGGCCCGTAACGTCGTGCGCTACTATGTGCGCTAGTTCTTTTCCAGATTACCTCGTTCAGAAAATTCGTCGGGCCGAAAATCGCGTCGAGAATGATCTTGAGGTAATGGCTCGCCGTTGGATCGCAATGCAAATAAAGGCTTCCTGTTGGCCTTAGAACGCGTCGTAACTCGTGCAACCGTTGCGCCATCATGACCAAATAGGCCATCATATCGCTGTCACCGAGCGCTGCATGCAGAGCATGCACAATCGGCGTGACACCACCGCCAGTATGCATAATCTCATCGAAAGCCCACTTGGCCTCTGGCCCCCAAGTCCACGTATCTCGGAATGCCTCTACTTGAGCGCTGGCGGCATCTTCATCGGGAGTTCGAAAGAGGACGTTGTAGTTGACTTGGCTGTTAAACGGCGGATCGAGATAGACGAGATCCACGCTTTCGTCTGCAATTTCTTCCCGGAGAATCGTCAAATTATCTCCGAACCAAAGCTGATTTTTCATCTCGGGCCCCACTGCTGCGAATGATACTTTGCAGGAACTTCGCTGATAAGCGGTTAACCATTGCCCGGGCCACCTGCCGCCCTGGTCGGCCGCTCCCGCCGCAATGCGTGCACGGCTCATCGATACGCGGACTCAACAAGCCTCTGGACTTCCGTACAGAATTTGCGCAAGTATTTTTCCGGGGGGAAATCAATGAAAATGATAGCGTTTCTTGCGAGCGGAGCAATCTTCGTCAGCGGCTGCAGCACGAGTGCCAGTGTCTCAGACAGCGACCTGACCGCCATGAACACCATAAATCTCTGCCACGCCCTCGCGAGCAGCACTGACGAACAATATCGAAGCCGAGTGGCGGCCCTCCTGGTACGCCGCCGTGCAACGGCGGAGAAGTGCACTAGGCTCATACAAACCGACAACGCCGTAGCGACTGGAATTGCTGTAGCGGCGGTAGGTGGCGCAGCGGTCGCGGTTGCCGCCAACAATGGTGGTGGTGGATATTACCGTCCTCCTCCAGCGTACGGTGTCGCGTGGGACGAGTTCTACGGACAGAACTATGCTCTAATATGGCGGTGCCGCGACAAGGCCACAGGGCGGTTCGTCGACGACTACTACTGCAACGGCGAGCCCCTGATCGACAGCACATGGCCAGGTTGGTCGGCCTAGGATGGCCGAACTGGCCGCCTTGCGGTGGCGCCTATCAATAGGAGGGGAGAATGTTCGAAGTCGGAAGAGACTACCGGATCACCATGATCGTCGCGGTTCCGGGCGCCTGGAGCGATGAAACCAGCACTTGGACCGTGGCGGCAGTTGACGCGACGCTGGTGAAACTCACCAACCCATACAACCCCGACATGATCCTTAACACAGCTTCCTGGCATTTCGTACGCGCTGAGCTAGTGAAGGTGTGAAGCTCGCGCGCGCTGCGATCGGCCTCGTGCTCTTGTCGGCCTGCTCGGAAAGCAAGCCGGTGCAGCCAATGGTGATATTCTGCGAGAACGCGATCCGGGAAGTCATAGCTGCCCCATCCTCATATATGCAACTCGAAGCCGAGGAAGATTGGAACACCCAGAAGGCCCTAGTCGAATTCGACGCCCAGAACCCTTACGGAGCAACCGTCAGATCGATAGCTGCCTGTGGGTTTGATCGGGAGCTTGGCATCACGGCGATGGTGATCGATGGGCGTTCCGTTGAGGTTCCGCAACACCTTCGATCAACAGAGTGGAAGCCCGGTCCGCTGCCGAGTTTCGATTGAAAACCGACCCGCGTCCGGTATCGGTGTGTCGGCCGCTGCTCCTGGTCAAGCCGGCCAAGGGCATCATCCAATACAGTGAGCACGTTGAGTGTGGCGGCGTCGACTTCTACACTGGCGTCGAGAAGTTGGGCCTAGAGGGCTTGGTCTCGAAGCGTCGGAACAGTCCCTATCGCAGCGGCCGTCCGACATCTGGGTCAAGACCAAATGCTGGGAGATCAGCGATTTCGAATTAGTTGGTCTGAAACGGGAGACCGGGCAGCAGACCGTTGGGCTCATGCCACGGGAGGGCAAATATGCCGGTCCCGCTACCATTGCGCTGACCAAACAGATGCGTGAACGGCTGATGGAGCGCGTTCGCAAGGGTAGACCACCAGAGGGTCTTCCGGAGGCGATCACGGGGCCAGAGGTGGAATAGCTCAAGCCTGCTATCAAAGCGCGGGTGCGCTATCTGCGTGGCGAGAACAAGCTGCGCCACGCTACGCTGCATGGGCTGCTGGACGACTAGTCGTGAGCTCTCAACGGAACCTAAAGTCTGTCAGCATCTTATGGCGTCATGAGCACTCGTGGCACCAACTTCCTGTATCAGTGGATCTCGGCAATATGCCCGAGACGGTCGGCGCAGATATCATCTCGGGTGACCGTGACGCCGCTTGGAGGGGAGCATGAGGATTTGTGGGGCGGGCTGGAACGACGTATGTCGTCACCATTGAATTTCGACGGGACCGGCGGATTTGAAAAGGGCAAAACGGGCAGCGACGAAAACTGCCGGAGAGGCGGCAGCCTCGGAGGATGAGATTTTCATCCTGCAATTCCGCATCTGGCTGCACGACGTGAGCCCGATGGTGTGGCGTATCCTCGGCCTTCGTCGAGGCAACCGTCAATGCCGTCATCAGCAAGCGGTTCGCGAAAAAGCAGCAGATGCAGTGGAGCAGGATCGGTGCGCATCTTCTGCTGCAAACCCGGACGCAGACCCTCGACGGCTCCCTGCGCTCGACCTTCCAGCAATGGTATCCCGGAATGGCGAACGACAATCACGAACCAGACGAAACAGCTCTCGCCGCATAACCGCCCCACAGTTCCTCATGCTCCCCAGCAGGCTTACACTCCTTCTCACCAACCTTTTCTTGACGTGGTCGCGCCGGCCGATGACCTGTCACGCTGGGGTGTCCTGTTTCGCGGAGTCCCATGGGCGAAATTCGGTC
This DNA window, taken from Mesorhizobium loti, encodes the following:
- a CDS encoding ATP dependent DNA ligase, translated to MWRRRLLHWRREVGPRGLGLEASEQSLSQRPSDIWVKTKCWEISDFELVGLKRETGQQTVGLMPREGKYAGPATIALTKQMRERLMERVRKGRPPEGLPEAITGPEVE
- a CDS encoding DNA methyltransferase, which gives rise to MTILREEIADESVDLVYLDPPFNSQVNYNVLFRTPDEDAASAQVEAFRDTWTWGPEAKWAFDEIMHTGGGVTPIVHALHAALGDSDMMAYLVMMAQRLHELRRVLRPTGSLYLHCDPTASHYLKIILDAIFGPTNFLNEVIWKRTSAHSSARRYGPIHDVLLFYSRGERHCWNAQYQPYDAEYLDTFFDQEDADGRRWKRTDLTGAGKRNGETGKPWRGIDITAKGRHWSTSPDQLDALDLAGKVHWPKKAGGMPRLRQYPEDLPGVALQDIWTDIKPLHNRAAERLHYPTQKPVSLLDRILRSSANVGEVVLDPFCGCGTTIAAAQLAGRQWIGIDVAYHAIRVIEDRLADMPGKIDYDLGGIPRDFASAARLAERDKYQFQWWANYLVGVQALKEIRKGPDRGIDGQMYFMNGPRGWGRVLTSVKGGQHIGTKDVREFKAVIDRERAEMGLFICLREPTRDMRSEAASFGFVDTAHGHLPRLQIVSIERWFNGERPTIPSLGHLSREFFRQSSKPEKSKKPRRPDPTAPEFPFSFIGDGKDAVVHFNPTAVPKEHGLSEGLL